A genomic segment from Gracilinanus agilis isolate LMUSP501 chromosome 1, AgileGrace, whole genome shotgun sequence encodes:
- the MRPL54 gene encoding 39S ribosomal protein L54, mitochondrial, producing the protein MAARLVFGAFRRWGGLWGFSLRGPTTSCGLSFRGYAKKPVIKGGKGKAVSAEALKDPDVCKDPVLLTTHAMGVNIYKQGPEVALKPDSEYPDWLFEMNLGPPKTLEELDPESHEYWRLLRKQNMWRHNRLHKNKKL; encoded by the exons ATGGCCGCCAGGCTCGTCTTCGGAGCTTTCCGGAGATGGGGCGGCTTGTGGGGCTTTTCGCTACGAGGTCCTACCACCTCTTGTGGCCTTTCTTTTCGAGGATACGCTAAGAAGCCGG TTATAAAAGGAGGCAAAGGCAAAGCTGTATCTGCAGAAGCCCTGAAGGACCCAGATGTATGTAAGGACCCAGTCCTGCTTACCACACATGCCATGGGGGTCAACATCTACAAACAGGGGCCTGAAGTGGCCCTGAAGCCTGACTCAGAATATCCTGACTG GCTCTTCGAGATGAACCTGGGACCACCCAAGACACTGGAGGAGCTGGACCCTGAAAGCCATGAGTACTGGCGGCTCCTTCGCAAACAGAACATGTGGAGGCACAACAGGTTGCACAAGAACAAGAAACTGTGA
- the RAX2 gene encoding retina and anterior neural fold homeobox protein 2, with protein sequence MSQRTLKNESRMEMRVTGISQEMVDEGRESPVWRVWFQNRRAKWRRQEKLEASSAAAVAAAATKLPEAPVLAFARPPPTASLPLDPWLTSGPPAMHALPGFLGPRPGLQPTYGPHAFLHTSSGPPPFGEAFGPLAEAGDAHARSSSIVSLCFRAKEHVQTLDRTWQPL encoded by the exons ATGAGTCAGAGAACTCTGAAGAATGAGTCAAGGATGGAAATGAGAGTGACTGGGATTTCTCAAGAAATGGTGGATGAGGGCAGGGAATCACCAGTCTGGAGA GTCTGGTTCCAGAACCGTCGGGCTAAATGGCGGCGTCAGGAAAAGCTAGAGGCCAGctcagcagcagcagtagcagccgCCGCCACCAAGCTTCCAGAGGCCCCCGTGTTGGCCTTTGCTCGGCCTCCCCCGACTGCCTCTCTTCCCCTGGACCCTTGGCTGACCTCCGGCCCCCCAGCCATGCATGCCCTCCCGGGCTTCCTGGGACCAAGGCCTGGCCTACAACCTACCTATGGGCCTCATGCCTTCCTCCACACTTCCTCGGGACCCCCTCCCTTTGGAGAGGCCTTTGGTCCCCTGGCAGAAGCCGGGGACGCCCATGCTCGGAGTTCCAGCATTGTCTCTCTTTGTTTTCGGGCCAAGGAGCACGTGCAGACACTCGACAGGACCTGGCAACCTCTCTGA
- the APBA3 gene encoding amyloid-beta A4 precursor protein-binding family A member 3: MDFALSSSEPPVMDLEESEASVPLSSSSSPPSVAAPLGPPCRWDPAVPEAASANDLERPELKGLGGLNQMDLDEDPSGQEIQDLVNQFQALPSDLPEAPSQDGHPCPLHIATGHGLATPEAPENHGLLSSEVRHEDLLSLLCGEGEAPLTHTLPAGLKDPEDPVPCLLQPPKDCAEKAEEGSVDGECSSSSSPEPWLGPAPLPHSEEPSTGASTTQTPEALASYPTFQEVAGPCDPEDLLDGVIFGAKYLGSTQLVSERNPSPSSRMAQAQEAVDQIKAPEGETQPMTEVDLFISTKRIKVLTADSQEAMMDHSLQTISYIADIGNVVVLMARRRLTRQPGSQERRLYKMICHVFHSADAQLIAQAIGQAFGVAYGQFLRASGIDPSQLSAQEDCRRLNEGDLHNGDLAHFSNQENCRDVCIEKQRGEGLGVALVESGWGSLLPTAVIANLLHGGPAERSGLLSIGDRLTAVNGTSLVGLPLASCQAIVRELKSQTSVTLSIVHCPPVTTAIIRRPHAREQLGFCVENGIICSLMRGGIAERGGVRVGHRIIEINGQSVVATPHEKIIQLLTQAHHEVHIKMMPASTYRLLTGQEQPIYL, from the exons ATGGATTTTGCTCTGTCTTCCTCAGAGCCTCCAGTCATGGACCTGGAGGAGTCAGAGGCCTctgttcctctctcctcttcGAGTTCCCCACCCTCAGTTGCTGCTCCTTTAGGACCTCCTTGCCGTTGGGATCCAGCAGTCCCTGAGGCAGCTTCAGCTAATGACTTGGAGAGGCCTGAACTTAAGGGTTTGGGGGGTCTGAACCAGATGGACCTAGATGAAGACCCCAGTGGACAGGAAATTCAGGACCTGGTGAACCAGTTCCAGGCCCTGCCTTCAGACTTGCCAGAAGCACCTTCCCAGGATGGGCACCCCTGCCCCCTTCACATTGCCACTGGCCACGGTTTGGCCACTCCTGAAGCCCCAGAAAATCATGGACTTTTGTCATCGGAAGTCAGACATGAGGACCTGCTGAGTCTCCTTTGTGGTGAGGGAGAAGCACCTCTGACCCACACTCTTCCCGCAGGTCTTAAAGACCCTGAAGACCCTGTCCCCTGCCTTCTTCAGCCGCCAAAGGACTGTGCTgagaaggcagaagagggatcTGTGGATGGAGAATGTAGTTCTAGTAGCTCCCCAGAGCCCTGGCTgggacctgcccctctgccccatTCTGAGGAGCCATCTACTGGTGCTAGCACTACCCAG ACCCCAGAAGCCTTAGCATCCTACCCTACCTTCCAAGAAG TGGCAGGGCCCTGTGACCCAGAAGACCTGCTGGATGGTGTCATTTTTGGAGCCAAGTATCTGGGCTCCACCCAGCTTGTTTCAGAGCGGAACCCATCTCCTAGTTCCCGAATGGCCCAGGCTCAAGAGGCTGTGGACCAGATCAAG GCTCCTGAGGGAGAGACCCAGCCCATGACCGAAGTTGACCTCTTCATCTCTACAAAGAGGATCAAAGTCTTGACAGCTGACTCCCAG GAGGCTATGATGGATCACTCTCTGCAGACCATCTCTTACATTGCTGACATTGGCAATGTAGTGGTGCTGATGGCCCGAAGGCGTCTGACCCGGCAGCCTGGCTCCCAGGAACGGCGTCTCTACAAGATGATCTGCCATGTTTTTCATTCAGCAGAT GCCCAGCTGATTGCCCAGGCCATTGGACAGGCCTTTGGTGTGGCGTATGGTCAGTTCCTTCGGGCCAGTGGCATTGATCCTAGCCAGTTGAGTGCCCAAGAAGACTGTAGGAGGCTGAATGAAGGGGACCTGCACAATGGGGACCTGGCCCACTTCTCAAATCAGGAGAACTGCAGAGAT GTGTGTATTGAGAAACAGCGGGGAGAGGGTCTGGGAGTGGCTCTGGTAGAGTCTGGCTGGGGTTCCCTGCTGCCCACGGCTGTCATCGCCAACCTGCTGCACGGAGGTCCAGCTGAGCGCTCTGGGCTGTTGAGCATTGGAGACCGGCTCACCGCAGTCAATGGCACCAGCCTGGTGGGGCTGCCCCTGGCCTCATGCCAGGCCATTGTCCGA GAACTAAAGTCTCAGACTTCAGTGACTCTGAGTATCGTTCACTGTCCACCTGTCACCACGGCCATCATCCGCCGACCTCATGCTCGAGAGCAGCTGGGCTTCTGTGTGGAGAATGGCATT ATCTGCAGCCTGATGCGTGGAGGCATCGCAGAGCGTGGGGGCGTCAGAGTTGGACACCGAATCATTGAGATCAATGGGCAGAGTGTGGTGGCTACACCCCATGAAAAGATTATCCAGCTGCTCACCCAGGCCCACCATGAG GTCCATATTAAGATGATGCCAGCCTCTACCTACCGCCTCCTCACTGGCCAGGAGCAGCCCATCTATCTGTGA